The nucleotide window TCACATCCATCGCCGTCCCTTTGAAGTCCTACCCATTCCGAACTTTAACCGCAATGACAAGCGCCACTTGCGGCTGGCGGAATTGAGCAAACGATGCCACAGGAAGGTTGCAGCAATAGTAGCGAACGCCGATGCGAAAACCCTTTCACAATCCATCGGCAAGTTGCGCCAAATCGTTCGCGAAGAACTGCGAACAGAGTTGAAAGAAATTGACCGCCTCGTCGCTGAGTTGTTAGGTTTGTCCTGACCGAAGTTGTGAAGAGTTGTGCTGTCAGGAACGGCGCAGGAAAGCGCCTCCATTTTGCACAAGTTCATGGTTGTGCCTAACGGATTTTGTCGGTCTGTGACTGTAAAGGGGCGAGACACTTGCGTTTAGGCGACAACAGTTCGTTTAGTAAAACGGGTCAACAGGGGTGAGAGGAAGACGGACGGGTAGGCGGAGGGTGGCGGATTTATAGGCGGCGCGGGCGAGTTCCACTTGCGGGCGGGTGCTTTCGGCAGTGATGAGAGGTGGTCGTCCTTCAACGATAGCGAGCAGAAAGTCCCGCAACTGCCCTGCCATCCCTTCCGAAGGTAGCGGTGGAACTTGCTCTTGCAGTTCTGCCATTAGCCTTTGCGCTCGTTCTTTGTCAGCAGCGTCAACAGCAAATTCAGGGATGACGGTCATCGTTGCGTCGCTGCCCCAGATGACGATGCGCTGTTCGGGCAAGTGCGGATGAGGGTGAGCAGCGGTCGTGGCGAGGATTTGCCCCAATGCACCGTTGCGAAACCGCAAGTTGACGATAGCGGTGTCTTCAATCTCAATGCGATGGACGAGGGTGTCAGTGAAGGCAAACAATTCGTCCACTTCGCCCATGAGCCAAAGAAACAGGTCAATGGCATAGCGCCCGTGATGGAACAACGCGCCACCTCGCTCGCCCCACCATGTTCCGCGCCAAGCGGCGCTGTCAAAGTAAGCCTGCGTGCGATACCAGTTGACCATTACTTGCGCCAAAAACACTTTACCCAACATGACCGACTCCAACGCTCGTTTTGCCATCAGCGCTGAACGGGTGAAGCGGGTGTGTCCGTATTGGACAGTGAAGACGATGCCTGCCTCTTTTGCTGCTGTCAACATAGCATCGCATTCTCGCAAAGTTCCTGCCATCGGTCCTTCGCAAAAGACATGCTTGCCTGCCTTGGCAGCGGCAATCATCGGCTCAGGGTGCGCAAAAGGCGGTGTGCAAACGGAGACGGCTTGCACTCGGTCGTCGGCGAGCAAGTCATCGTGGCTGCGATATGCCTTGACATCAGGGAAGCCAAACTCGGTGCGGCAGCGCTCCGCTAATTGTTGAGCGCGCTCAAAGACGACATCGCAGACAGCGACGACTTGAGCGAGGTCGTGAAATTGAGCGTAAAGTTTGGCGTGGTGCGGGGCGATTCCGCCTGCGCCAATGATTCCGATGCCTAAAGGTAAATTCACGCTTCTTCGCCCCCTTTCATGCGGTGCAATTGCCGCAGCAGCCATTCGGTCACTAACC belongs to bacterium HR17 and includes:
- the gfo_9 gene encoding Glucose--fructose oxidoreductase, giving the protein MNLPLGIGIIGAGGIAPHHAKLYAQFHDLAQVVAVCDVVFERAQQLAERCRTEFGFPDVKAYRSHDDLLADDRVQAVSVCTPPFAHPEPMIAAAKAGKHVFCEGPMAGTLRECDAMLTAAKEAGIVFTVQYGHTRFTRSALMAKRALESVMLGKVFLAQVMVNWYRTQAYFDSAAWRGTWWGERGGALFHHGRYAIDLFLWLMGEVDELFAFTDTLVHRIEIEDTAIVNLRFRNGALGQILATTAAHPHPHLPEQRIVIWGSDATMTVIPEFAVDAADKERAQRLMAELQEQVPPLPSEGMAGQLRDFLLAIVEGRPPLITAESTRPQVELARAAYKSATLRLPVRLPLTPVDPFY